CTTCCGTCCATACCATGTCATCGTGGCAGATGAACGCCTCGATGGAGGTCTCAGCCCACGCCCTATAGTGGCAAAGCGACAGGCGGAAGATAGAACCTAACACGTGCTCGCCGAAACGCTCGGGGTCCTCGCCCGCCGCCTCTAGCAACCGCTCCCACCCGAACGCCTCGATGGCCCCGGAGACGATGGTCTTGTAGTATCCACCAGGTATGAGCTGGTCGTGCGCGCTCTGTTCTTGGCGATACCACTGCTCGTAGAACGATACCAACTGCGCGTGCTCGGGTGCGCCGTATTCGGCAAGGGCGTCGAACGCTAACACGTCCTGTGCATCACGAAACGGGCTGGGCTGGTGCGGGCGGAAGTCGGATGCGTCCTCCACGTAGGCGGCATGCCCCATGTCAGTTACGCGCCCCCTCTCGGCCCAGGGCACGGACCCGTCGTGGGTGCGCCATAGGAAGTCGAGTCCGACGGCGTCATAGAAGTCCTTGTTAGCCGAGGGGTCATCGCGGGGGTCGCGTCCGGTGAAATGGCGCACGACCTCCCAGTTGTCGTTATACTCTGTGTGAGCGACGCGCTCGGCCTCCTCCAGCCTCACCACCGCCCTCCCGATGCGATAGGACATGTCGACGGAGAATGTACCCCGGGCGGCAGATTCGGCGCTTCGGCACCAGGTACGGCGCAGCGCTGCGAGGTATAGTCGTCACATAGGAAAGGCTGCGATGCATCTACTCGCATTCTGGAAATACGAGAATTACTGCCGAGACATGGACGAGTTTGGAGGGGGATACAACTTCAACTCGCGCCAGCGAGTGCTACACGATGGGGTCAGCGTTGGAGAGAACCTGTGGCTGGCAACGCTGACACGTGACAGGCCGGAAAGACTGATCATTGTTGCCAGGTTGATAGTGCGAGACAAGACCATCAACGCTCCAGGATCGCCTTACGGGCCTTACTGCGTGTGGGGCGACAAGCAAGAGAGTAGATACTACCTGGACGATGGCAAGCGCGATGAACACGGCGTGCTTTCTACCCTGTCATACGTCGGATCGTCTGCACGCGGCTACGATCATCGTCGCACTGCGCAGGCCCTCCAGACGATTCGAAAGCTTACAGCAAAGGCACACGAAGACCTCTGCACGGTTGCGGGGACATTAGTTGCCGACCCCAGGGCCCGACCTCACCCCGACGAGGAGGCTTACGAGGCATATGCTACCGGACTGAGCGCTCTACCGCCATCGCTGCCCCATCCGGCAATACAGCAACCTCGCGCAAGGTTGCGGGCGGGACGCGCGTTAGCACACCGGCTCCATGAATACTATCGCGGCAGGTGCCAGCTGTGTGGCTTTGATCCGATTACCACTTACGGGATCGGTGTGTGCGAAGTGCATCACGTTGTGCCGTTGTCGCTGGGCGGAACACATGAAGAGCGTAACGCCATTTTGTTGTGCCCCAATCATCATCGCCTAGTCCATCGTGCGGATGCCCACTTCGACTATGCTAGGCTCGGCTTCAGCTTCTCCCATCTTGGGCGGTACGAGCCGCTCGTTCTCAATGAGCACGTTCCAAAGGCAGATGCAGTCTAACGCAGATTCGCAGTTCTTCATGGAAGTGATCAGGGCAAACCTGAGTGATGATCTGTTGTCGCCTGAGCAAAGCAGTCGCCTTGGACCAGAGCGAAGGCCATGTGCCGGTCACTGCTATATCGCGGTAGAAGCGCTGTGGCACCTTGCAGATGGTCGTTCGCGCCGATGGCAGACCGTCTCATTGAGACTGCCGGATGGCAACACTCACTGGTGGATACGGACCCCTGAAGGAGAGGTCCTGGATCCGACTGCGCATCAGTTCGCGACACCACCCGATTATTCGGCAGGAACCCCGCGAGGCTTGCTCACGCGACAGCCCTCGCGTCGGTGCCGCGTGCTCCTAGATCGAGTGAATGCCGTGCTGCTACGCCGGGGCAGCTCCCGTTCCCCATCTGACCCGCAGACGCAACAGAGGCATTGATGGCTACGCGCTAGGACTTGAGCCAACCCCATGTCTCTCCCCTCATGAACAGTGGGCGGTGCCTGCCGGAATCGTCAAGCCAATGGTTGCGGAGACCGAGAGATGCTTCGAGAGCCATTCACCTTCGCGATCAGTGAAGATGCCAGAGTTGTGTGTGAACCGTTGGCGGCACTGGGGAATTCTGTCTAGTGAGAGAGATGCCCGAATTGGGGCTCGCCAAGGGGAGAGGTTGGAGCCGACGGTCGGCTGAGGCTAGTGCGGACCGCTGGGTTGGTAGTGGCCACCGCCGAACCGTCAGGGCATGCACTCGGACTGGGTCCCCGCCTCTGCGGGGACGACGACAATCGGAACAGACGATGCCGGCTTCGTCGGACTGGACCCCCGCCTCCGCGGGGATGACAGGAGGAGATAGGGACACCGCCGACATGGCGCGTCCGAGTCATACCCCGGCGCAGTCCTTAGGTTCCTAGTGGGCGTTCAGTGGGTGGAGTGCGGCGGACGCAGGCCAGGGCATACAGCGCCGATTTTGGGTCCCCGCCTCCGCGGGGATGACAGGAGGAGATAGGGACGCCGCCGACATGGCGCGTCCGAGTCATGCCCCGGCGCAGTCCTTAGGTTCCTAGTGGGCGTTCAGTGGGTGGAGTGCGGCGGACGCGGGCCAGGGCATACAGCGCCGATTTTGGGTCCCCGCCTCTGCGGGGAGGACAGGAAGAGCTAAGGACTCCGCCGACACGGAGGGCCTGGGTATTTGTCAGGCACGATCCTTAGGTTCACGATGCACGATCAGCGGGCGGAGTGCGGCGGACGTGGGCCAGGGTATAGGGTTCTCAGAGAGCATCGTGAACGATGAGGCCCTTCCACCCCGCAAGAATCTGGGGTGGGACGTGAACCCTGGGGCTCCGGGAGGAGTCATATAAACTGGGCGGGTGCCCGATGCGGGATGCCGCCCGAGCTGCGTCCGGGTGCAGGCCGGGAATCTGCCTGGGACGGGCGAGGAAAAGTGCGACAATCGGAGCGGCGGTATGGAAGAAGCAACTAGCGGGAGTACGCTGAGAGTCTTGCCCGTCGCTGTGCGTATTACGGGATAGAGGTGGTAATGACTCGAGGCGTTCGACGTGTATCCTGTTGTCCAGGGTTCGGTGGTAAGGTCGGGGTTCGGCGGACGGGCAGTCTCCCGGCGGGGTTGGGCTCGATGAGGCCGCTCCGCGGAGGCAGTCCGTCCGGGTAGCGGCTGGAGATCAGCTTTCCGAAGAGCCTCGGCCTCGAGAGAGTGCCGGGGCTCAGCAGCATTGTGGGACGCACGGGGAGACCCTCGACCCCGAGACACCGGGGGAGGTCGGGAGAACAATGAGCACGCATGACTTTTTGAAGCGAATCGAACAGCAACGCGGGCAAGAGATGGAGATGGGGTGGAAAGGCACCTTTGCAGACTACCTCGCCATTGTCGAGAAGAACCCGCGGGTCGCCGACCTTGCCCACGCACGCATCTACAACATGCTGCGGGCGGCGGGCTACGACGAGGAAGAGGGACGGCCGACGCGCTACCACTTCTTCGCCGACGACCTGTTCGGCTTGGACCACAGCCTCCAGCTCATCGTCGAGGAGTATTTTGCTCCTGCTGCCAGGCGGCTGGACGTGCGCAAGCGCATTCTGATGCTGGTCGGGCCGGTGGGTGGGGGCAAGTCCACGCTGGTTACCCTCATCAAGCGCGGGCTGGAGCGCTACTCCAAGACCGAGGGCGGGGCCGCTTATGCCATTGACGGCTGCCCGATGCAGGAAGAGCCGCTGCACCTGGTCCCCGAGGACCTGCGGGACGACTTCCGCAATCGCTTCGGTGTGATGATCGAGGGCGACCTGTGCCCCGTTTGCCGCTATCGGCTCGAGCACGAGTGGGGCAGCAACATCCATAGCGTGCCCGTGAGGCGGATTGCCTTCTCGGAGCGGGAGCGCTGCGGCATCGGCACCTTCAAGCCTAGCGACCCGAAAAGCCAGGACGTGGCGGAGCTGACCGGGAGCGTGAACATCGCGTCGCTCACCCAGTACGGGGTGGAATCCGACCCTCGCGCCTACAACTTCGACGGCGAGTTGAACAAGGCGAACCGAGGCGTGATGGAGTTCATCGAGATGCTCAAGGCGGACAAGCGGTTCCTCTACGAGCTGAACACCGTCGCCGGGGAGCAGATGATCAAGGTCGGGCGGTTCGCCCTGATCTATACCGACGTTGCAGTAATTGCCCACACCAACGAGTTCGAGTACAACTCGTACTTCAACAACAAAGAGAACGAGGCGATGATCGACCGCATCTGGGTGGTGCGGGTGCCATATAACCTGAAGCTGAGCGAAGAGACGCGCATTTACGAGAAGCTGATCAAACAGTCTCAGTTCACGGAAGGCACCGAAGACCTCACCCAGGTGCACATCGCGCCGAACGCGCTGAAGATGGCAAGCATGTTCGCCATTCTGACCCGCCTGAAGCCCAGCAAGAAGAGCGGCCTCAGCCTGATGACCAAGCTGAAGCTGTACGACGGCGAGAAGCAGGTCGGCGATTGGGATCAGCGCCACGTACGCGAGTTGCACGAAGAGTACACCGACGAGGGCATGGTGGGCGTCTCGCCGCGGTTCATCATCAACCGCATCTCGTCGGCGCTGGTGCGGGGCAAGAAGTGCGTGAACGCGATTGACGTGCTCCGCTCGCTGCGCGACGGGCTGCACGAGTACACGAACAACGAGGAAGAGCGCAAGAAGCTGCTCGGCTTCATTGACGAGGCGCGCAAAGAGTACGACGAGACCGTGAAGAAGGAAGTGCAGCGAGCGTTCGTCTACTCCTACGAGCAGGCGGCGCGAACGCTGCTCGACAACTATTTGGACAACGTGGATGCGTTCTGCAACCGCAACAAGATGACGGACCCCATCACCGGAGAGGAAGTGGACCCGGACGAGAGGCTGATGCGCGCGATCGAAGAGCAGATCGGCGTCACGGAAAACGCGAAGCGCGAGTTCCGCGAGGGCATCTTGCGCTCGGTCGCGTCACTGGCCCGACGAGGCGAGGGCTTCGAGATTCGGAGCGACGAGCGGTTGAAGGAAGCCATCGAGAAGAAGCTGTTCTCGGATATGAAGGACATGGTAAAGATCACCACGTCTACTAAGACGCCGGACGAGGAGCAGCTTCGCAAGATCAACGAGGTGGTGGAGCGGATGGTCTCGGAGCAGGGCTATTGCGTGCACTGCGCCAACGAGACGCTCCGCTATGTGGGAACTCTGCTGAATCGCTAGGGCGACCCAACGGCCGCCGCCGCGGTCCCGATCGGTGGCGGCGGCCTGTCGCCCTTGCAGCAGGGTTGGGCGCAAGAGTCTGGCGCCCGGTTGGAGAAGAGGATGAACGGCAAAGGTTACGCCCTGAGCGATGACCCTTGGGACCTGCACCGACGTGCCGACCGCGATCGCATGAGGCACAACGAGAAGCTGAAAGAGGTCATCAAACAGAACCTGGGCGAGATCATCAGCCAGCAGGACATCATCACCGCGGACGACGGCAAGATCGTGAAGGTGCCGGTCCGCGGCCTGGAGCTTCCGCGCCTGCGGTTCGACCCCCACAGCGGCGAGGAGGTTGGACACGGCGAAGGCGGAACGCAGCCGGGCGACATCATCGGGCGTGCACCTGCCGACAAGACCGGGCAGGGCAAGGAGGCGGGTCAGGAACCCGGCGTGGACTTCTACGAGGCCGAGTTCACCATCGAGGAACTCGCCGAGATGGTGTTCGAGGACCTTCACCTGCCCGACCTGAAAGACAAGGGCGCGCAGAACATTCTCGGAGAAGAGGCCGACTTCAACACGGTTGCCCGGAAGGGGCTGCAGGCGAACCTCGACCGCAAGCGGACCCTGATTGAGGCATGGAAACGAAACGCCCTGGAGGGAAAGCCGGGCTGGGAGATCCGCCCCGAGGACCGCCGCTACCGAAGCTGGGAGATGGTTCCGCAGCCTCAGCGCAACGCAGTGATCTTCGCGATGCGCGACGTCTCCGGCTCGATGGGCGAATTCGAGGCGTACATTTGTCGCAGCTTCTACTACTGGATGGTTCGCTTCCTACGCAAGTTCTACACCGGCCTGGAGATCGTGTTCATCACTTGCCACACGGAGGCGAAGGAGGTCAGCGAAGCCGACTTTTTCGCCGCGGGGGATTCGGGCGGCACGAAGTTGTCGGCTGCCTACAAGTTGACGCTGGACCTGATCGAGAAGCGATACGATAGCCGCGAGTGGAACATCTATCCCTTCCTGTTCTCCGACGGCTACAACTGGGGAGACCAGGAGTGCGTAGAGTTGGTTCGCAAGCTGCTCGACCACAGCAACCTCATCGGGTATGGCGAGATCGCGAGCGACGTGTGGAGCCAGCAACCCGGTCTCGCACCTCTCGGTCAAGCGTTCATGGACGCATTCGAGGGCGATGAGCGTATGGTGGTCGTGAAGGTGTGCAAGAAGGAAGACGTTTGGCCCGCACTCCAGGAGTTCTTTTCGAAGAGCGCGGACGCGGCACGAATCTAGTTCCCCAGCTCGAGTTCGAGCAGGCGCCTTGGGCTACGCCGAAGCACCT
This window of the Fimbriimonadia bacterium genome carries:
- a CDS encoding protein prkA, which produces MSTHDFLKRIEQQRGQEMEMGWKGTFADYLAIVEKNPRVADLAHARIYNMLRAAGYDEEEGRPTRYHFFADDLFGLDHSLQLIVEEYFAPAARRLDVRKRILMLVGPVGGGKSTLVTLIKRGLERYSKTEGGAAYAIDGCPMQEEPLHLVPEDLRDDFRNRFGVMIEGDLCPVCRYRLEHEWGSNIHSVPVRRIAFSERERCGIGTFKPSDPKSQDVAELTGSVNIASLTQYGVESDPRAYNFDGELNKANRGVMEFIEMLKADKRFLYELNTVAGEQMIKVGRFALIYTDVAVIAHTNEFEYNSYFNNKENEAMIDRIWVVRVPYNLKLSEETRIYEKLIKQSQFTEGTEDLTQVHIAPNALKMASMFAILTRLKPSKKSGLSLMTKLKLYDGEKQVGDWDQRHVRELHEEYTDEGMVGVSPRFIINRISSALVRGKKCVNAIDVLRSLRDGLHEYTNNEEERKKLLGFIDEARKEYDETVKKEVQRAFVYSYEQAARTLLDNYLDNVDAFCNRNKMTDPITGEEVDPDERLMRAIEEQIGVTENAKREFREGILRSVASLARRGEGFEIRSDERLKEAIEKKLFSDMKDMVKITTSTKTPDEEQLRKINEVVERMVSEQGYCVHCANETLRYVGTLLNR
- a CDS encoding DUF444 family protein, whose amino-acid sequence is MNGKGYALSDDPWDLHRRADRDRMRHNEKLKEVIKQNLGEIISQQDIITADDGKIVKVPVRGLELPRLRFDPHSGEEVGHGEGGTQPGDIIGRAPADKTGQGKEAGQEPGVDFYEAEFTIEELAEMVFEDLHLPDLKDKGAQNILGEEADFNTVARKGLQANLDRKRTLIEAWKRNALEGKPGWEIRPEDRRYRSWEMVPQPQRNAVIFAMRDVSGSMGEFEAYICRSFYYWMVRFLRKFYTGLEIVFITCHTEAKEVSEADFFAAGDSGGTKLSAAYKLTLDLIEKRYDSREWNIYPFLFSDGYNWGDQECVELVRKLLDHSNLIGYGEIASDVWSQQPGLAPLGQAFMDAFEGDERMVVVKVCKKEDVWPALQEFFSKSADAARI
- a CDS encoding HNH endonuclease, whose amino-acid sequence is MHLLAFWKYENYCRDMDEFGGGYNFNSRQRVLHDGVSVGENLWLATLTRDRPERLIIVARLIVRDKTINAPGSPYGPYCVWGDKQESRYYLDDGKRDEHGVLSTLSYVGSSARGYDHRRTAQALQTIRKLTAKAHEDLCTVAGTLVADPRARPHPDEEAYEAYATGLSALPPSLPHPAIQQPRARLRAGRALAHRLHEYYRGRCQLCGFDPITTYGIGVCEVHHVVPLSLGGTHEERNAILLCPNHHRLVHRADAHFDYARLGFSFSHLGRYEPLVLNEHVPKADAV